The uncultured Hyphomonas sp. genome includes a region encoding these proteins:
- a CDS encoding TrbI/VirB10 family protein, with the protein MVLVGTGSAIVLGSLAFALQGPKDDDAGPARELYNTGHNPEADGLSALPKSYGELPPKEDVLGPPLPGDLGTPILKAQREGRMGLPEEVAPEMDPMREQMAALEAELRAREAALTDAARGSGVFFQVGSGAGSKNAIGSVASPVPGSLSFPDLSAFAPSLEGAFGSSLSEDPNRQVRKLDFLGEEPDPSIYNPHRLETPVSPYQLMAGTIIPATLLTGVNSDLPGQVIAQVTSPVYDTVTGETVLVPQGARLIGRYDSVIAFGQSRALLVWSRIVMPDGSSIRIDNLAGVDARGYAGLEDKVDYHSWKLLQGVALSTLLGVGAELGSDDEGDIARALRRSAQTGANEAGQEIVRRNLDVQPSITIRPGWRLGVLVNKDIVLKPYEGTR; encoded by the coding sequence ATGGTGCTTGTCGGCACCGGCAGTGCGATCGTCCTTGGTTCGCTGGCGTTTGCCTTGCAAGGACCGAAGGACGACGACGCCGGGCCTGCGCGCGAGCTTTACAATACCGGCCATAATCCGGAGGCGGATGGTCTTTCTGCGCTGCCGAAGTCCTATGGCGAACTGCCGCCGAAGGAAGATGTGCTCGGGCCGCCACTACCGGGCGACCTTGGCACGCCGATCCTGAAGGCGCAGCGTGAAGGGCGTATGGGGCTGCCGGAGGAAGTTGCGCCTGAAATGGACCCGATGCGGGAACAGATGGCGGCGCTGGAAGCCGAGCTCCGAGCACGGGAAGCGGCGTTGACCGATGCGGCGCGCGGGAGCGGGGTGTTTTTCCAGGTCGGCTCAGGTGCAGGGTCAAAGAATGCTATCGGCAGTGTCGCGTCCCCGGTACCGGGTTCATTGAGCTTCCCCGATCTGTCGGCCTTTGCGCCATCTCTCGAAGGGGCGTTCGGATCGTCCCTCAGCGAGGATCCGAACCGGCAGGTGAGGAAGCTGGATTTTCTGGGCGAGGAGCCGGATCCATCGATCTACAACCCGCACCGGCTCGAAACCCCGGTGTCGCCCTACCAGCTGATGGCAGGAACGATCATTCCGGCAACCCTGCTGACTGGCGTCAACTCCGATCTTCCGGGCCAGGTCATCGCGCAGGTGACGAGCCCGGTCTATGACACGGTGACCGGCGAGACTGTGCTAGTGCCGCAGGGCGCGCGCCTGATCGGGCGCTACGACAGTGTCATCGCGTTCGGACAGTCACGGGCCCTACTTGTCTGGAGCCGGATCGTCATGCCGGACGGATCTTCCATCCGGATCGACAATCTCGCGGGCGTCGACGCCCGCGGCTATGCCGGCCTCGAAGACAAGGTCGACTATCATTCCTGGAAGCTCCTGCAAGGCGTCGCGCTCTCGACCCTGCTTGGTGTTGGCGCCGAACTTGGCAGCGATGATGAAGGCGATATCGCCCGGGCCCTTCGCCGCTCGGCCCAGACCGGAGCCAATGAAGCCGGTCAGGAAATCGTGCGCCGCAATCTTGATGTCCAGCCCTCGATCACGATCCGGCCGGGCTGGCGGCTCGGCGTGCTCGTGAACAAGGACATTGTCCTCAAGCCCTATGAAGGAACCCGATGA
- the trbG gene encoding P-type conjugative transfer protein TrbG produces the protein MKRLALILLASSALAACETLPASLGPDITLDEPDYVEDLYLAPEVEETEIADAEPATEPVVYRTYTPTILSGAVPGQLKPMPTKTETPSLKPYQAIEAANGKAAIEPSLDNYMNAIQVYPYTVGALYQVYCAPEQVTDIVLQPGEELVSVSAGDTVRWVLGDTVSGTGAEAQSHILIKPTQAGLKTNLIITTSLRAYHLELRAFEETYMAAVSWRYADQQLVTRVASSGAARAAASSSPAGLQLGRLKFRYDIEGDAPHWRPSRVFDDGRKVYIQFPARLDQGEAPALFVIGRDGKSQLVNYRMSGDYYVVDRLFARAELRLGEKRQDVVKIARNDLGSTKP, from the coding sequence ATGAAACGCCTTGCCCTGATCCTGCTTGCTTCCTCGGCGCTTGCTGCCTGCGAGACATTGCCCGCGTCTCTCGGTCCCGACATCACGCTCGATGAGCCCGACTATGTCGAAGACCTCTATCTCGCCCCGGAAGTTGAAGAGACGGAGATCGCGGACGCCGAGCCAGCTACGGAACCGGTTGTCTACCGCACCTATACGCCGACCATTCTGTCAGGCGCGGTGCCCGGCCAGCTGAAGCCGATGCCGACCAAGACTGAGACGCCGTCGCTGAAGCCCTACCAGGCGATTGAGGCAGCGAACGGCAAGGCCGCGATCGAGCCTTCGCTCGACAATTACATGAACGCGATCCAGGTCTATCCCTATACCGTGGGCGCGCTCTATCAGGTCTATTGCGCGCCGGAACAGGTGACCGACATCGTCCTTCAGCCCGGCGAGGAGCTCGTTTCCGTCTCGGCCGGCGACACGGTCCGCTGGGTTCTGGGGGATACGGTCTCGGGCACCGGCGCTGAGGCCCAGTCCCACATCCTGATCAAGCCGACACAGGCAGGTCTCAAGACCAACCTCATCATCACGACGAGCCTGCGCGCCTATCACCTCGAACTCCGCGCGTTCGAGGAAACCTATATGGCGGCCGTCTCCTGGCGCTATGCCGACCAGCAATTGGTGACACGGGTGGCAAGTTCGGGCGCCGCGCGGGCTGCAGCATCGTCGTCACCAGCGGGATTGCAGCTGGGCCGGCTGAAGTTCCGGTATGACATCGAGGGCGATGCACCGCATTGGAGGCCCTCCCGTGTGTTCGATGACGGGCGCAAAGTCTATATCCAGTTCCCGGCCCGGCTCGACCAGGGTGAGGCCCCGGCCCTGTTCGTCATCGGCCGGGACGGCAAGTCCCAGCTCGTGAATTATCGCATGTCCGGCGACTATTATGTCGTCGACCGCCTGTTCGCCCGCGCCGAACTCCGCCTCGGCGAAAAGCGCCAGGATGTCGTGAAGATCGCGCGCAATGACCTTGGAAGCACCAAGCCATGA
- a CDS encoding tyrosine-type recombinase/integrase, whose protein sequence is MPRYGARDRYQVGEYWLGQRSGSPAWYRMWIDPKTHRTSRASLGTTDFEEAKAILNDWFVLNQSRTQEAPDETTLAEVFARFYEHHGQHLRSAVDIRRTLRYWLEFHGEATIKQALHQDQQLKFRSWLSNEKKLSQSSVRNALMIGKSALNWAWKRGDIASVPYVQLVNPPKPAPKGRPLEVEEVARLLDAANEQHIRVLIAFMVGTAARTGAILDLSLPQIDLEHRLINLNPKDRAQTKKYRPTVKLPDQLVPYVEARKQTSKSGALIQYDGFPVSCVKRSWATARTAADLPGNVQTYSFRHTIARWLRMQSVPAWEVAAQLGHKAPDYSTTEIYAPFDPAYLTKATEAIDLFLGHVARHLRASTISEFLLNSV, encoded by the coding sequence ATGCCAAGATACGGAGCCAGAGACAGATACCAGGTCGGCGAGTATTGGCTCGGGCAGCGCTCGGGAAGCCCGGCCTGGTACCGAATGTGGATCGACCCCAAAACTCACAGGACCAGCCGCGCTAGCCTCGGCACAACGGATTTTGAAGAAGCAAAGGCAATCCTGAACGACTGGTTCGTTCTCAACCAGTCCCGGACTCAAGAGGCACCGGACGAAACCACGCTGGCAGAGGTTTTCGCCCGGTTCTACGAACACCATGGTCAACACCTCCGGTCCGCTGTCGATATCCGCCGTACCCTTCGCTACTGGCTTGAGTTCCACGGCGAAGCGACGATCAAGCAAGCGCTCCATCAGGACCAGCAGCTAAAATTCCGTAGCTGGTTGAGTAACGAAAAGAAGCTTTCACAAAGCTCGGTCCGCAATGCCCTGATGATCGGAAAATCTGCGCTCAACTGGGCCTGGAAACGAGGTGACATTGCCTCGGTACCTTATGTCCAGTTGGTCAATCCGCCGAAGCCCGCACCCAAGGGACGCCCGCTTGAAGTCGAGGAAGTCGCCAGACTGCTCGATGCCGCCAACGAACAGCACATACGCGTCCTGATTGCATTCATGGTAGGAACCGCTGCCCGCACGGGTGCCATCCTGGACCTCAGCTTGCCCCAGATTGATCTTGAGCACCGGTTGATTAACCTGAATCCCAAGGACCGGGCGCAAACGAAGAAATACCGTCCAACTGTAAAGCTCCCTGATCAACTTGTGCCTTATGTCGAAGCCCGCAAGCAGACATCAAAATCAGGCGCGCTAATCCAGTACGATGGCTTTCCGGTCAGCTGCGTTAAGCGGAGTTGGGCGACGGCGAGGACAGCGGCCGACCTCCCGGGCAACGTGCAGACCTACTCCTTCAGGCACACGATTGCACGCTGGCTCAGAATGCAAAGCGTTCCGGCATGGGAAGTTGCCGCCCAACTTGGGCACAAGGCGCCGGACTACTCGACGACAGAGATCTATGCACCATTCGATCCCGCATATCTGACGAAGGCAACTGAAGCGATCGACCTTTTTTTGGGTCATGTTGCGCGCCATTTGCGCGCCAGTACAATCTCTGAATTCCTGTTGAATTCAGTCTGA
- a CDS encoding DUF2274 domain-containing protein: MSETQLKIGPLPDRTPQKLTVQIDPSLVADLEDYSRVHSQLHGEEVSIAVLVPHMLEAFLASDAGFRKARKVLKARQKG; this comes from the coding sequence ATGAGCGAGACCCAACTGAAGATCGGACCGCTGCCGGACCGCACCCCACAGAAACTGACCGTCCAGATCGACCCCTCACTTGTTGCAGACCTTGAGGACTATTCCCGGGTTCATAGCCAGCTGCATGGAGAGGAGGTGAGCATCGCAGTTCTGGTGCCGCATATGCTCGAAGCATTTCTGGCAAGCGATGCCGGGTTCCGGAAAGCCCGAAAGGTCCTGAAGGCCCGTCAGAAGGGCTGA
- a CDS encoding enoyl-CoA hydratase/isomerase family protein, whose translation MNTVICEIEGEVARVTLNRPESLNAINSVLLQELADAMDHVCSLPDVRLVILTGAGRAFCVGDDLKEMNSGPGMQAETGFLVERLQDISRAMMFSDKIFVTLVNGWAIGGGLSWVLNSDFVVFEEDAKGFFPEIGLGLFMSGGATVLLPLLAGYPRATALFAKGEHIDAIEARRIGLVSELAPSGGGRAAVEALCQDLLALPEELLGALKRVRNFASKDAIEAALREEYKTLVQAIDAVQSKHETRWSVAGD comes from the coding sequence ATGAATACGGTGATTTGCGAAATCGAGGGAGAAGTTGCGCGTGTTACGCTAAACCGTCCGGAATCTCTCAATGCCATCAACAGTGTGCTACTCCAGGAGCTGGCGGATGCGATGGATCATGTCTGTAGCCTGCCCGACGTGCGGCTTGTTATTCTGACCGGCGCCGGACGTGCCTTCTGTGTGGGGGATGACCTGAAGGAGATGAACTCAGGCCCGGGAATGCAGGCAGAGACAGGCTTCCTGGTTGAGCGCTTGCAGGATATTTCCCGAGCCATGATGTTCAGTGACAAGATATTTGTCACGCTCGTGAATGGATGGGCAATCGGCGGTGGATTGTCATGGGTCCTGAATTCCGACTTTGTCGTCTTTGAGGAGGATGCGAAGGGCTTCTTTCCTGAGATTGGGCTTGGTCTCTTTATGAGCGGTGGCGCTACGGTGCTCTTGCCACTTCTCGCCGGATACCCGCGTGCAACAGCCTTATTTGCAAAGGGCGAGCATATCGATGCGATTGAGGCAAGGCGTATTGGTCTTGTTTCCGAGCTGGCACCCTCCGGTGGCGGCCGGGCCGCTGTTGAAGCATTATGTCAGGACTTGCTGGCTTTGCCGGAGGAATTGCTGGGCGCCCTCAAGCGTGTCCGAAACTTTGCGTCGAAAGATGCGATTGAAGCGGCGCTCCGGGAAGAATACAAAACTCTGGTGCAGGCAATAGATGCGGTTCAGAGCAAGCATGAGACCCGGTGGAGCGTTGCTGGGGATTAG